Proteins from a single region of Catharus ustulatus isolate bCatUst1 chromosome 22, bCatUst1.pri.v2, whole genome shotgun sequence:
- the GUSB gene encoding beta-glucuronidase isoform X1 — translation MALPASGGAGAGLSPMLVLPLLLLLVPGLAAGPAGMLQPRDTPSRERKELSGLWSFRADLSPGRDAGFAQRWYRRPLRQTGPVIDMPVPASFNDITQDPSLENYIGWVWYEKEVLLPLRWLQGDPAPRVVLRFGSAHYYSIVWVNGVQVVEHEGGHLPFEADISSVLQGSPDTLCRITVALNNTLTPHTLPPGSIQYMADKSRYPRNYFVQETRFDFFNYAGIHRPVVLYTTPAAYIDDITVTTTSSDSVAMVQYQVSVVGSTANSLSLSLRDQEGKVVATGDGSVGELKVLNPNLWWPYLMHENPGYLYSLEVKMQAQVGEVLLEDVYTLPVGIRTVHVTSTQFLINGKPFYFHGVNKHEDADIRGKGLDWPLIVKDFNLLRWLGANSFRTSHYPYAEEIMDLCDAYGIVVIDESPGVGIKLPESFGNKSLQHHLAVMEELVRRDKNRPSVVMWSVANEPASQLPPAAHYFKTVIAHTKALDPSRPVTFVTDANYALDHGAPYVDVICVNSYFSWYHDPGHLEVIPLQLTAQFENWYKTYHKPIIQSEYGADSVPGLHSDPPMMFTEEYQQALLREYHSVLDKKRKEYVIGELIWNFADFMTNQGTTRVLGNKKGIFTRQRQPKAAAFVLRDRYWRIANESSCLPPVITSHSFYLK, via the exons ATGGCGCTGCCGGCCTCAGGCGGTGCCGGCGCTGGGCTGAGCCCCAtgctggtgctgccgctgctgctgctgctcgtCCCGGGGCTGGCGGCCGGTCCCGCCGGGATGCTGCAGCCCCGGGACACCCCTTCCCGCGAGCGCAAGGAGCTCAGCGGCCTCTGGAGCTTCCGCGCCGATCTGTCTCCGGGCAGGGACGCCGGGTTCGCGCAGCGCTGGTACCGGCGGCCGCTCCGGCAG ACCGGCCCTGTGATTGACATGCCAGTGCCTGCCAGCTTCAACGACATCACGCAGGACCCCAGCCTGGAGAATTACATCGGCTGGGTGTGGTACGAGAAGGAGGTGCTGCTCCCCCTGCGCTGGCTGCAGGGCGATCCCGCCCCCAGGGTGGTGCTGCGCTTTGGCAGTGCCCATTACTACTCCATCGTG TGGGTGAACGGGGTGCAGGTGGTGGAACACGAAGGGGGGCACCTGCCCTTTGAGGCTGACATCAGCAGcgtgctgcagggcagcccagaCACCCTGTGCCGCATCACCGTCGCCCTCAACAACACCCTGACCCCCCACACGCTGCCCCCAGGTTCCATCCAGTACATGGCTGACAAATCAAG GTACCCCAGGAACTATTTTGTGCAGGAGACCAGGTTTGATTTCTTTAACTATGCTGGAATCCACCGCCCAGTTGTGCTTTACACCACCCCTGCTGCCTACATCGACGACATCACTGTGACAACCACTTCATCAGACAGTGTTG CCATGGTGCAGTACCAGGTGTCAGTGGTTGGCAGCACAGCCAATTCCTTGTCCCTGAGTTTACGTGACCAGGAGGGGAAGGTGGTTGCTACAGGTGATGGCTCAGTGGGAGAGCTCAAAGTCCTCAACCCAAACCTCTGGTGGCCTTACCTGATGCACGAGAACCCTGGATACCTGTACTCCTTGGAG GTGAAGATGCAGGCCCAGGTGGGcgaggtgctgctggaagatGTGTACACGCTCCCGGTGGGCATCCGCACCGTGCACGTCACCAGCACCCAGTTCCTCATCAATGGCAAGCCCTTCTACTTCCACGGGGTCAACAAGCACGAGGATGCAGAT ATCCGTGGCAAAGGCCTGGACTGGCCCCTGATAGTGAAGGATTTCAACCTGCTGCGCTGGCTGGGGGCCAACTCGTTCCGGACCAGCCACTACCCCTACGCCGAGGAGATCATGGACCTGTGCGACGCCTACGGCATCGTGGTCATCGACGAGAGCCCGGGGGTGGGCATCAAACTGCC TGAGAGCTTTGGGAACAagtccctgcagcaccacctggctGTGATGGAGGAGCTGGTCCGCAGGGATAAGAACAGACCCTCCGTGGTCATGTGGTCAGTGGCCAACGAGCCAGCGTCACAGCTGCCCCCAGCTGCTCACTACTTCAA GACAGTGATAGCTCACACTAAAGCTCTCGACCCCTCCAGACCAGTCACCTTTGTGACAGATGCTAATTACGCTCTTGATCATGGT GCTCCCTATGTGGATGTGATTTGTGTGAACAGCTACTTCTCCTGGTACCATGACCCAGGCCACCTGGAAGTGATCCCACTCCAACTCACAGCCCAGTTTGAGAACTGGTATAAAACCTACCACAAACCCATTATCCAGAGTGAATATGGAGCAGACTCAGTGCCTGGGCTGCACAGT gaccCCCCCATGATGTTCACTGAGGAGTACCAGCAGGCCCTGCTCAGGGAGTACCACTCTGTCCTGGACAAGAAGAGGAAGGAGTATGTGATCGGGGAGCTCATCTGGAACTTTGCTGATTTCATGACCAATCAAG GGACCACTCGAGTTTTGGGGAACAAGAAAGGAATCTTCACCCGCCAGCGCCAGCCCAAAGCAGCTGCCTTTGTTCTCAGAGACAGGTACTGGAGGATTGCAAATGAATCAAGCTGTCTTCCTCCTGTAATCACATCACATTCCTTCTacctaaaatga
- the GUSB gene encoding beta-glucuronidase isoform X2: MPVPASFNDITQDPSLENYIGWVWYEKEVLLPLRWLQGDPAPRVVLRFGSAHYYSIVWVNGVQVVEHEGGHLPFEADISSVLQGSPDTLCRITVALNNTLTPHTLPPGSIQYMADKSRYPRNYFVQETRFDFFNYAGIHRPVVLYTTPAAYIDDITVTTTSSDSVAMVQYQVSVVGSTANSLSLSLRDQEGKVVATGDGSVGELKVLNPNLWWPYLMHENPGYLYSLEVKMQAQVGEVLLEDVYTLPVGIRTVHVTSTQFLINGKPFYFHGVNKHEDADIRGKGLDWPLIVKDFNLLRWLGANSFRTSHYPYAEEIMDLCDAYGIVVIDESPGVGIKLPESFGNKSLQHHLAVMEELVRRDKNRPSVVMWSVANEPASQLPPAAHYFKTVIAHTKALDPSRPVTFVTDANYALDHGAPYVDVICVNSYFSWYHDPGHLEVIPLQLTAQFENWYKTYHKPIIQSEYGADSVPGLHSDPPMMFTEEYQQALLREYHSVLDKKRKEYVIGELIWNFADFMTNQGTTRVLGNKKGIFTRQRQPKAAAFVLRDRYWRIANESSCLPPVITSHSFYLK; this comes from the exons ATGCCAGTGCCTGCCAGCTTCAACGACATCACGCAGGACCCCAGCCTGGAGAATTACATCGGCTGGGTGTGGTACGAGAAGGAGGTGCTGCTCCCCCTGCGCTGGCTGCAGGGCGATCCCGCCCCCAGGGTGGTGCTGCGCTTTGGCAGTGCCCATTACTACTCCATCGTG TGGGTGAACGGGGTGCAGGTGGTGGAACACGAAGGGGGGCACCTGCCCTTTGAGGCTGACATCAGCAGcgtgctgcagggcagcccagaCACCCTGTGCCGCATCACCGTCGCCCTCAACAACACCCTGACCCCCCACACGCTGCCCCCAGGTTCCATCCAGTACATGGCTGACAAATCAAG GTACCCCAGGAACTATTTTGTGCAGGAGACCAGGTTTGATTTCTTTAACTATGCTGGAATCCACCGCCCAGTTGTGCTTTACACCACCCCTGCTGCCTACATCGACGACATCACTGTGACAACCACTTCATCAGACAGTGTTG CCATGGTGCAGTACCAGGTGTCAGTGGTTGGCAGCACAGCCAATTCCTTGTCCCTGAGTTTACGTGACCAGGAGGGGAAGGTGGTTGCTACAGGTGATGGCTCAGTGGGAGAGCTCAAAGTCCTCAACCCAAACCTCTGGTGGCCTTACCTGATGCACGAGAACCCTGGATACCTGTACTCCTTGGAG GTGAAGATGCAGGCCCAGGTGGGcgaggtgctgctggaagatGTGTACACGCTCCCGGTGGGCATCCGCACCGTGCACGTCACCAGCACCCAGTTCCTCATCAATGGCAAGCCCTTCTACTTCCACGGGGTCAACAAGCACGAGGATGCAGAT ATCCGTGGCAAAGGCCTGGACTGGCCCCTGATAGTGAAGGATTTCAACCTGCTGCGCTGGCTGGGGGCCAACTCGTTCCGGACCAGCCACTACCCCTACGCCGAGGAGATCATGGACCTGTGCGACGCCTACGGCATCGTGGTCATCGACGAGAGCCCGGGGGTGGGCATCAAACTGCC TGAGAGCTTTGGGAACAagtccctgcagcaccacctggctGTGATGGAGGAGCTGGTCCGCAGGGATAAGAACAGACCCTCCGTGGTCATGTGGTCAGTGGCCAACGAGCCAGCGTCACAGCTGCCCCCAGCTGCTCACTACTTCAA GACAGTGATAGCTCACACTAAAGCTCTCGACCCCTCCAGACCAGTCACCTTTGTGACAGATGCTAATTACGCTCTTGATCATGGT GCTCCCTATGTGGATGTGATTTGTGTGAACAGCTACTTCTCCTGGTACCATGACCCAGGCCACCTGGAAGTGATCCCACTCCAACTCACAGCCCAGTTTGAGAACTGGTATAAAACCTACCACAAACCCATTATCCAGAGTGAATATGGAGCAGACTCAGTGCCTGGGCTGCACAGT gaccCCCCCATGATGTTCACTGAGGAGTACCAGCAGGCCCTGCTCAGGGAGTACCACTCTGTCCTGGACAAGAAGAGGAAGGAGTATGTGATCGGGGAGCTCATCTGGAACTTTGCTGATTTCATGACCAATCAAG GGACCACTCGAGTTTTGGGGAACAAGAAAGGAATCTTCACCCGCCAGCGCCAGCCCAAAGCAGCTGCCTTTGTTCTCAGAGACAGGTACTGGAGGATTGCAAATGAATCAAGCTGTCTTCCTCCTGTAATCACATCACATTCCTTCTacctaaaatga
- the VKORC1L1 gene encoding vitamin K epoxide reductase complex subunit 1-like protein 1, with protein sequence MAAPVLLRVSVPRWERVARSAVCAAGILLSLYACHLEREKGRDSHYQALCDLSERVRCSAAITSRWGRGFGLLGSIFGKDSAINQSNSVFGLVFYILQMLLGMTASAVAALILMTSSIVSVVGSLYLAYILYFVLKEFCIVCVLTYLLNFILFIINYKRLVYLNEAWKRQLQPKQE encoded by the exons atggcggcgcccgTCCTGCTGCGGGTGTCGGTGCCGCGCTGGGAGCGGGTGGCGCGGTCCGCCGTGTGCGCCGCCGGCATCCTGCTGTCCTTGTACGCCTGCCACTTGGAGCGCGAGAAGGGCCGCGACAGCCACTACCAGGCCCTGTGCGACCTCAGCGAGAGGGTGCGCTGCTCCGCCGCCATCACCTCCAG ATGGGGTCGAGGATTCGGTCTCTTGGGTTCCATCTTTGGAAAGGACAGTGCAATAAATCAGTCAAACAGTGTTTTTGGCCTGGTGTTTTATATACTACAAATGCTGCTTG GTATGACAGCAAGTGCAGTAGCAGCTCTAATCCTCATGACATCCTCCATAGTGTCTGTAGTAGGGTCCCTGTACTTGGCATACATTCTGTACTTCGTGCTGAAGGAGTTTTGCATTGTCTGCGTGCTCACATATTTGCTGAACTTCATTCTCTTTATCATCAACTACAAACGACTAGTTTATTTGAACGAGGCCTGGAAGAGGCAACTCCAACCCAAACAGGAATAA